TCCCGGTTCTCCAGCAGCGGTACCCCACGGCCGATCCTGGTGTCGCACAGGATGACCGACGGCTTGTCGGTGCTCACCGAATCGAAGGCTCCCAGCAGCGCATCGACGTCGTTGCCGTCCACTCGTGCGACATGCCAACCGCAGGCTGCCCATTTGTCGGCCACCGGTTCGGTGCGCAGCACCCCGGCGGTCGGGCCGTCGGCCTGTAGCGCGTTGATGTCGACCATGGCGATCAGATTGCCCAGACCGTGATGGGAAGCGCCCATCGCGGCCTCCCATGTCGACCCCTCGTCGAGCTCGCCGTCGGACAGAAAGTTGATCACCCGTGCGGGGTTGCCCTGGTGGCGCAGGCCCAGCGCCATCCCGACCGCGACGGTCAGTCCGTGCCCCAGTGAACCACCGGAAATCTCCATTCCCGGTGTGTAGCTGGCCATTCCGGACATCGGCAGCCGGGATTCGTCGGAACCATACGTGTCCAGCTCCTCGACGCTGATGATCCCGGCCTCGGCGAGTGCGGCGTACAGACCGATCGCGTAGTGGCCGGTCGAGAGCAGGAATCGGTCCCGGTCGGCCCAGTGCGGATCGTCGGCACGGAACGTCAGTTGGTCGATGTAGACCGCGGCGAGCATGTCGGCGGCGCCCAGTGCTTGTCCGACATAGCCCTGGCCCTGTGCCTCACCCATGTTCAGCGCATGGTGGCGCATCCGGTACGCAGCCTGGCGTACCCGCTCGGTGCGCATCAGCGGACCAGTTCGTGGTGGTTGGCGACGGCGTCGTCAGCGGCCTTGCGCTCGGCGGGCCCCCAGGTTTCGCGGGTGAGCAGTGCCGCCCACAGACCGATCGCGGCGTAGCAGGAGAACAGCAGCGCCGGGCCCATCCAGCCGAAGCCCTCGAAGAGCAGGGTGGTGATGAACGGGGTGAAGCCGGACACCATCGCCGAGATCTGGTAAGCCAGCGAGGCTCCCGAGGTGCGGGTCGCCGCGGTGAACAACTCGGGGAACCACGCGCCCTGGGCGCCGGCCAGGGCGTTCTGGCACACGGTGTAGGCGAGCACGAAGGTCACCACGATCAGCAACATCAGCCCGGTGTTCACCATGGCGAACATCAGTACTCCGAACGGAATGCCGAAGGCGCACACGGCCAGATAGACCGGCCGGCGTCCGACCTTGTCGGTGAGTGCGGCCCAGCCAAAGGTGGCGAAGATGCCCAGGAATGAGGCGACGCACAGTGCGGTAAGTGTCTGACTGGCGGTGGCCAGGCCGGAATTCTTCAGGTAGCTGATCATGTAGGTGATGGCGACGGCATAGCCGGCCGTCTCGGCGACGCGAAGGCCGATGCCGCGCACGATGTTTCGCCAGTCCTTCTTGACCACCT
The sequence above is drawn from the Mycolicibacterium neoaurum VKM Ac-1815D genome and encodes:
- a CDS encoding transketolase, which translates into the protein MRTERVRQAAYRMRHHALNMGEAQGQGYVGQALGAADMLAAVYIDQLTFRADDPHWADRDRFLLSTGHYAIGLYAALAEAGIISVEELDTYGSDESRLPMSGMASYTPGMEISGGSLGHGLTVAVGMALGLRHQGNPARVINFLSDGELDEGSTWEAAMGASHHGLGNLIAMVDINALQADGPTAGVLRTEPVADKWAACGWHVARVDGNDVDALLGAFDSVSTDKPSVILCDTRIGRGVPLLENREKAHFMRIEADEWQICREQLTEGYQGVSA